The proteins below come from a single Felis catus isolate Fca126 chromosome A1, F.catus_Fca126_mat1.0, whole genome shotgun sequence genomic window:
- the HMGXB3 gene encoding HMG domain-containing protein 3 isoform X4 has product MDASYDGTEVTVVMEEIEEAYCYTSPGPPKKKKKYKIHGEKAKKPRSAYLLYYYDIYLKVQQELPHLPQSEINKKISESWRLLSVAERSYYLEKAKLEKEGLDPNSKLSALTAVVPDIPGFRKILPRSDYIIIPKSSLQEDRNCPQLELCVAQNQISPKGPSLVSSAAPEAVPSHAGMAEQCLAVEALAEEVGALAQPGAVQEIATSEILSQDVLLEEASLEVGESHQPYQTSLVIEETLVNGSPDLPTGSLAMPHPQVGESMSVVTVMRDPSESSSSAPATQFIMLPLPAYSVVENPTSIKLTTTYTRRGHGTCTSPGCSFTYVTRHKPPKCPICGNFLGGKWIPKEKPAKVKVELAPGVSSKGSVVKRNQQPVTTEQNSSKENASKLTLENSEAVSQLLSVAPPREVGEENEWEEVIISDAHVLVKEAPGNRGTAATKTPVVKNGVPPEVSLGTTENDSPGPDIPPPAERTSTSSPLPAPKKPAGVDPLTPGLRAPELKGKARGKPSLLAAARPMRAILPAPSNVGRGNSMGLSRARQAFPLSDKTPSVRTCGLKPSTLKQLGQPIQQSSHSSEVKLTNGPGSRTSQVKVVEVKPDLFPPYKYSCTVTLDLGLATSRGRGKCKNPSCNYVYTNRHKPRICPSCGFNLAKDRTEKTTKALEVSSPLPDVLSATEPLSLAQREVQRQSTLQLLRKVLQIPENESELAEVFALIHELNSSRLILSNVSEETVTIEQTSWSNYYESPSTQCLLCSSPLFKGGQNSLAGPQECWLLTASRLQVVTAQVKMCLNPHCLALHSFTDIYAGLFNVGNKLLVSLDLLFAIRNQIKLGEDPRVSISTVLKSVQEQTEKTLTLEELSQLQELLCNGYWAFECLTVRDYNDMICGICGVAPKVEMAQRNEENVLALKSVEFTWPEFLGPSEVNVEDFWATMETEVIEQVAFPASIPITKFDASVIAPFFPPLMRGAVVVNTEKDKNLDVQPVPGHGSALVRLLHEGTCKLEEIGSYSEEELRHLLSQCGIPFGTEDSKEQLCFSLLALYESVQNGTRVRQPPPHLTGGKIYKVCPHQSVSCPELLDQHYTVDVMEAEHSVQHPATKTAARHIVHIDTQSSLGDPSTGHHSSALCPELAPYAAILASIADSKPNSVRQRPIAFDNATHYYLYNRLMDFLTSREIVNRQIHDIVQSCQPGEVVIRDTLYRLGVAQIKTEAEEEGEEEEVAAVTV; this is encoded by the exons AACTCTAAGCTCTCTGCACTGACTGCTGTGGTTCCGGACATCCCAGGTTTCCGCAAGATCCTCCCCCGCTCAGATTACATCATCATCCCCAAGAGCAGCCTACAGGAGGATCGGAACTGCCCTCAGCTAGAGCTTTGTGTGGCCCAGAACCAGATATCCCCTAAAGGGCCATCTCTTGTGTCCAGTGCTGCCCCGGAGGCAGTGCCCAGCCATGCAGGCATGGCAGAGCAGTGCCTGGCTGTGGAGGCCCTAGCTGAGGAGGTGGGAGCCCTTGCCCAGCCAGGTGCTGTACAAGAGATCGCTACCTCAGAGATCCTCAGCCAGGATGTGCTCCTGGAGGAGGCTTCCCTGGAGGTAGGAGAGAGCCACCAACCGTACCAGACAAGCCTGGTGATTGAAGAGACCTTAGTGAACGGCTCACCAGACCTCCCCACCGGAAGCCTGGCTATGCCCCACCCCCAGGTTGGGGAGAGCATGTCAGTGGTAACTGTCATGAGG GATCCCAGTGAGAGTAGCTCCTCTGCGCCAGCCACGCAGTTCATCATGTTGCCTCTTCCTGCCTACTCAGTTGTGGAGAACCCCACCTCCATCAAACTG ACCACTACATACACCCGCCGGGGCCATGGGACATGCACCAGCCCAGGTTGCTCCTTTACCTATGTCACCAGGCAcaaaccacccaagtgccctatcTGTGGTAACTTCCTAGGAGGGAAGTGGATCCCAAAG gaaaagccAGCCAAAGTCAAAGTGGAATTGGCTCCTGGTGTCTCCTCCAAAGGTTCGGTGGTTAAAAGAAATCAGCAGCCTGTCACCACTGAGCAAAACTCCTCTAAGGAAAATGCCTCCAAACTGACTCTGGAGAACTCAGAAGCTGTAAGCCAGCTCCTAAGTGTAGCTCCTCCGAGAGAAGTGGGTGAGGAGAATGAGTGGGAGGAAGTGATCATCTCAGATGCCCATGTTTTGGTCAAGGAAGCTCCTGGGAATCGTGGTACGGCAGCCACGAAGACGCCGGTGGTCAAGAACGGTGTGCCGCCTGAGGTCTCTCTGGGGACAACTGAGAATgacagtccaggaccagacatACCACCACCAGCTGAGAGGACCAGCACCTCCagtcctctccctgctcccaaaAAGCCTGCAGG agttgaCCCGCTCACCCCTGGGCTCAGAGCCCCTGAGCTTAAGGGCAAAGCTCGGGGCAAGCCCTCATTACTGGCTGCGGCAAGACCCATGAGAGCAATCCTCCCAGCCCCATCTAATGTGGGCCGAGGCAACAGCATGGGACTGTCCAGGGCCAGGCAGGCCTTTCCCCTGAGTG ATAAAACCCCCTCTGTGAGGACTTGTGGCCTGAAGCCAAGCACGCTGAAGCAGCTGGGCCAGCCAATCCAACAGTCATCACACAGCAGCGAAGTGAAG CTAACAAATGGCCCGGGCAGTCGGACGTCACAAGTAAAAGTTGTAGAAGTCAAGCCTGATCTGTTTCCTCCATACAAGTACAGCTGCACTGTAACGCTG gaTTTGGGCCTCGCTACTTCAAGAGGCCGGGGAAAGTGCAAGAATCCCTCTTGTAACTACGTCTACACCAACCGACATAAACCGCGGATTTGTCCCAGCTGTGGTTTTAACCTTGCTAAAGACCGGACTGAGAAAACCACCAAGGCTCTT GAGGTCAGCTCACCGCTCCCAGATGTGCTGAGTGCCACAGAGCCCCTGAGCCTGGCCCAGAGGGAGGTCCAGCGCCAGTCCACTCTGCAGCTGCTGCGCAAAGTCCTGCAGATTCCTGAGAACGAGTCTGAGCTGGCTGAGGTCTTCGCCTTGATTCACGAACTCAACAGCTCTCGACTCATTCTGTCCAACGTGAGTGAAGAGACGGTCACCATCGAGCAGACCTCTTGGTCGAATTATTATGAGTCTCCGTCCACGCAGTGCCTACTCTGTAGCAGCCCATTATTCAAAGGGGGACAAAA CTCCCTGGCCGGGCCCCAGGAGTGCTGGCTGCTGACAGCCAGCCGGCTACAGGTGGTGACTGCCCAGGTGAAGATGTGTCTGAACCCTCATTGTCTGGCCCTGCACAGCTTCACGGACATCTATGCAG GTCTCTTTAATGTGGGGAACAAGCTACTAGTGAGCCTGGACTTGCTCTTTGCAATCCGAAACCAGATCAAGTTGGGGGAGGACCCCAGAGTGTCCATCAGCACTGTTCTGAAGTCAGTGCAGGAGCAGACAG AAAAGACCCTGACCTTGGAGGAGCTGAGCCAGCTGCAGGAGCTGCTGTGCAATGGCTATTGGGCTTTCGAGTGCCTCACTGTCCGAGACTACAATGACATGATCTGTGGCATCTGTGGTGTGGCTCCCAAAGTGGAAATGGCCCAgaggaatgaagaaaatgtgttgGCACTGAAGAGTGTGGAA TTCACCTGGCCCGAGTTCTTGGGCCCTAGTGAGGTAAACGTGGAGGACTTTTGGGCCACAATGGAGACAGAGGTGATTGAGCAGGTGGCCTTCCCTGCCAGCATCCCTATCACCAAGTTTGATGCGTCTGTTATTGCCCCCTTCTTTCCACCGCTCATGAGAGGAGCTGTGGTCGTCaacactgagaaagacaaaaacctgGATGTGCAGCCAGTACCTG GCCATGGCAGTGCCTTGGTGAGGCTACTCCACGAGGGCACCTGCAAGCTTGAGGAGATTGGCTCCTACAGTGAGGAGGAGCTACGGCACTTGCTGAGTCAGTGTGGCATCCCCTTTGGGACAGAAGACTCCAAG GAACAGCTCTGCTTCTCCTTGTTGGCCCTCTATGAATCTGTACAGAATGGAACCAGAGTTAGACAGCCCCCACCTCATCTCACGGGGGGTAAAATCTACAAGGTGTGCCCCCATCAG aGCGTATCCTGCCCAGAGCTCTTGGACCAGCATTATACTGTGGACGTGATGGAGGCTGAGCACTCCGTCCAGCACCCGGCCACCAAGACTGCCGCACGGCACATCGTCCATATAGACACACAGTCCAGTCTTGGTGACCCCAGTACTGGGCACCACTCTTCAGCCCTATGCCCTGAGTTAGCACCCTACGCAGCCATCCTGGCCTCCATTGCAGACAGCAAACCAAACAGTGTCCGCCAGCGGCCCATTGCCTTTGACAATGCCACCCACTATTACCTCTACAACCGCCTCATGGACTTCCTCACCAGCCGCGAAATCGTCAACCGGCAGATCCATGACATCGTGCAGAGCTGCCAGCCTGGCGAGGTGGTCATCCGCGACACCCTCTACCGCCTTGGGGTTGCTCAGATCAAGACAGAGGCTGAGgaagagggtgaggaagaggaggtggCTGCAGTGACAGTATAA
- the HMGXB3 gene encoding HMG domain-containing protein 3 isoform X5, producing the protein MDASYDGTEVTVVMEEIEEAYCYTSPGPPKKKKKYKIHGEKAKKPRSAYLLYYYDIYLKVQQELPHLPQSEINKKISESWRLLSVAERSYYLEKAKLEKEGLDPTTTYTRRGHGTCTSPGCSFTYVTRHKPPKCPICGNFLGGKWIPKEKPAKVKVELAPGVSSKGSVVKRNQQPVTTEQNSSKENASKLTLENSEAVSQLLSVAPPREVGEENEWEEVIISDAHVLVKEAPGNRGTAATKTPVVKNGVPPEVSLGTTENDSPGPDIPPPAERTSTSSPLPAPKKPAGVDPLTPGLRAPELKGKARGKPSLLAAARPMRAILPAPSNVGRGNSMGLSRARQAFPLSDKTPSVRTCGLKPSTLKQLGQPIQQSSHSSEVKLTNGPGSRTSQVKVVEVKPDLFPPYKYSCTVTLDLGLATSRGRGKCKNPSCNYVYTNRHKPRICPSCGFNLAKDRTEKTTKALEVSSPLPDVLSATEPLSLAQREVQRQSTLQLLRKVLQIPENESELAEVFALIHELNSSRLILSNVSEETVTIEQTSWSNYYESPSTQCLLCSSPLFKGGQNSLAGPQECWLLTASRLQVVTAQVKMCLNPHCLALHSFTDIYAGLFNVGNKLLVSLDLLFAIRNQIKLGEDPRVSISTVLKSVQEQTEKTLTLEELSQLQELLCNGYWAFECLTVRDYNDMICGICGVAPKVEMAQRNEENVLALKSVEFTWPEFLGPSEVNVEDFWATMETEVIEQVAFPASIPITKFDASVIAPFFPPLMRGAVVVNTEKDKNLDVQPVPGHGSALVRLLHEGTCKLEEIGSYSEEELRHLLSQCGIPFGTEDSKEQLCFSLLALYESVQNGTRVRQPPPHLTGGKIYKVCPHQVICGSKYLVRGESARDHVDLLVSSRHWPPVYVVDMATPVALCADLCYPELTNQMWGRNQGCFSSPAEPPVSVSCPELLDQHYTVDVMEAEHSVQHPATKTAARHIVHIDTQSSLGDPSTGHHSSALCPELAPYAAILASIADSKPNSVRQRPIAFDNATHYYLYNRLMDFLTSREIVNRQIHDIVQSCQPGEVVIRDTLYRLGVAQIKTEAEEEGEEEEVAAVTV; encoded by the exons ACCACTACATACACCCGCCGGGGCCATGGGACATGCACCAGCCCAGGTTGCTCCTTTACCTATGTCACCAGGCAcaaaccacccaagtgccctatcTGTGGTAACTTCCTAGGAGGGAAGTGGATCCCAAAG gaaaagccAGCCAAAGTCAAAGTGGAATTGGCTCCTGGTGTCTCCTCCAAAGGTTCGGTGGTTAAAAGAAATCAGCAGCCTGTCACCACTGAGCAAAACTCCTCTAAGGAAAATGCCTCCAAACTGACTCTGGAGAACTCAGAAGCTGTAAGCCAGCTCCTAAGTGTAGCTCCTCCGAGAGAAGTGGGTGAGGAGAATGAGTGGGAGGAAGTGATCATCTCAGATGCCCATGTTTTGGTCAAGGAAGCTCCTGGGAATCGTGGTACGGCAGCCACGAAGACGCCGGTGGTCAAGAACGGTGTGCCGCCTGAGGTCTCTCTGGGGACAACTGAGAATgacagtccaggaccagacatACCACCACCAGCTGAGAGGACCAGCACCTCCagtcctctccctgctcccaaaAAGCCTGCAGG agttgaCCCGCTCACCCCTGGGCTCAGAGCCCCTGAGCTTAAGGGCAAAGCTCGGGGCAAGCCCTCATTACTGGCTGCGGCAAGACCCATGAGAGCAATCCTCCCAGCCCCATCTAATGTGGGCCGAGGCAACAGCATGGGACTGTCCAGGGCCAGGCAGGCCTTTCCCCTGAGTG ATAAAACCCCCTCTGTGAGGACTTGTGGCCTGAAGCCAAGCACGCTGAAGCAGCTGGGCCAGCCAATCCAACAGTCATCACACAGCAGCGAAGTGAAG CTAACAAATGGCCCGGGCAGTCGGACGTCACAAGTAAAAGTTGTAGAAGTCAAGCCTGATCTGTTTCCTCCATACAAGTACAGCTGCACTGTAACGCTG gaTTTGGGCCTCGCTACTTCAAGAGGCCGGGGAAAGTGCAAGAATCCCTCTTGTAACTACGTCTACACCAACCGACATAAACCGCGGATTTGTCCCAGCTGTGGTTTTAACCTTGCTAAAGACCGGACTGAGAAAACCACCAAGGCTCTT GAGGTCAGCTCACCGCTCCCAGATGTGCTGAGTGCCACAGAGCCCCTGAGCCTGGCCCAGAGGGAGGTCCAGCGCCAGTCCACTCTGCAGCTGCTGCGCAAAGTCCTGCAGATTCCTGAGAACGAGTCTGAGCTGGCTGAGGTCTTCGCCTTGATTCACGAACTCAACAGCTCTCGACTCATTCTGTCCAACGTGAGTGAAGAGACGGTCACCATCGAGCAGACCTCTTGGTCGAATTATTATGAGTCTCCGTCCACGCAGTGCCTACTCTGTAGCAGCCCATTATTCAAAGGGGGACAAAA CTCCCTGGCCGGGCCCCAGGAGTGCTGGCTGCTGACAGCCAGCCGGCTACAGGTGGTGACTGCCCAGGTGAAGATGTGTCTGAACCCTCATTGTCTGGCCCTGCACAGCTTCACGGACATCTATGCAG GTCTCTTTAATGTGGGGAACAAGCTACTAGTGAGCCTGGACTTGCTCTTTGCAATCCGAAACCAGATCAAGTTGGGGGAGGACCCCAGAGTGTCCATCAGCACTGTTCTGAAGTCAGTGCAGGAGCAGACAG AAAAGACCCTGACCTTGGAGGAGCTGAGCCAGCTGCAGGAGCTGCTGTGCAATGGCTATTGGGCTTTCGAGTGCCTCACTGTCCGAGACTACAATGACATGATCTGTGGCATCTGTGGTGTGGCTCCCAAAGTGGAAATGGCCCAgaggaatgaagaaaatgtgttgGCACTGAAGAGTGTGGAA TTCACCTGGCCCGAGTTCTTGGGCCCTAGTGAGGTAAACGTGGAGGACTTTTGGGCCACAATGGAGACAGAGGTGATTGAGCAGGTGGCCTTCCCTGCCAGCATCCCTATCACCAAGTTTGATGCGTCTGTTATTGCCCCCTTCTTTCCACCGCTCATGAGAGGAGCTGTGGTCGTCaacactgagaaagacaaaaacctgGATGTGCAGCCAGTACCTG GCCATGGCAGTGCCTTGGTGAGGCTACTCCACGAGGGCACCTGCAAGCTTGAGGAGATTGGCTCCTACAGTGAGGAGGAGCTACGGCACTTGCTGAGTCAGTGTGGCATCCCCTTTGGGACAGAAGACTCCAAG GAACAGCTCTGCTTCTCCTTGTTGGCCCTCTATGAATCTGTACAGAATGGAACCAGAGTTAGACAGCCCCCACCTCATCTCACGGGGGGTAAAATCTACAAGGTGTGCCCCCATCAG GTGATCTGTGGCTCCAAGTATCTCGTGCGGGGCGAAAGTGCCCGCGACCATGTGGATCTGCTGGTCTCTTCCCGCCATTGGCCACCTGTCTACGTGGTAGACATGGCCACACCAGTGGCCCTGTGTGCTGACCTCTGCTACCCAGAGCTGACCAACCAGATGTGGGGGAGGAACCAGGGCTGCTTCTCTAGTCCTGCGGAGCCACCTGTG aGCGTATCCTGCCCAGAGCTCTTGGACCAGCATTATACTGTGGACGTGATGGAGGCTGAGCACTCCGTCCAGCACCCGGCCACCAAGACTGCCGCACGGCACATCGTCCATATAGACACACAGTCCAGTCTTGGTGACCCCAGTACTGGGCACCACTCTTCAGCCCTATGCCCTGAGTTAGCACCCTACGCAGCCATCCTGGCCTCCATTGCAGACAGCAAACCAAACAGTGTCCGCCAGCGGCCCATTGCCTTTGACAATGCCACCCACTATTACCTCTACAACCGCCTCATGGACTTCCTCACCAGCCGCGAAATCGTCAACCGGCAGATCCATGACATCGTGCAGAGCTGCCAGCCTGGCGAGGTGGTCATCCGCGACACCCTCTACCGCCTTGGGGTTGCTCAGATCAAGACAGAGGCTGAGgaagagggtgaggaagaggaggtggCTGCAGTGACAGTATAA